A window of Phocoena phocoena chromosome 6, mPhoPho1.1, whole genome shotgun sequence contains these coding sequences:
- the TSC1 gene encoding hamartin isoform X2, with product MAQQANIGELLSMLDSPMLSVRDDVTAVFKENLNSDRGPVLVNTLVDYYLETNSQPVLHILTTLQEPHDKVDTDAIVLTTGALVLVTVLPMIPQSGKQHLRDFFDIFGRLSSWCLKKPGHVTEIYLVHLHASVYALFHRLYGMYPCNFVSFLRSHYSMKENLETFEEVVKPMMEHVRIHPELVTGSKDHELDPRRWKRLETHDVVIECAKISLDPTEASYEDGYSVSHQISARFPHRSADVTASSYVDTQNSYGNATSTPHSTSRLMLLNTPGQLPQTLSSLSTRLLTEPPQATLWSPSVVCGMTTPPTSPGNVPPDLSHPYSKVFGTAAGRKGTPLGTPATSPPPAPPCHSDDYVHISLPQAMATAPKKEERTDSARPCLHRQHHLPNDRGLEELPGSKGSVALSDLPGFLGGLASEEDSIEKDKEEAAISKELSEITTADAEPLAPRGGFDSPFYRDSLPGCPRKTHSAVSSAQGTGANPEPLNSALDRLGPDTPKQAFTPIDLPCGGAEESPAGDREHQASLESSILTPSPFKIPPQRGVGFGGGQPPPYDHLFEVALPKTARHFVSKKTEGLLKKAKGNTEEDFMPSASPMEVLDRLIQQGADAHSKELNRLSLPSKSVDWTHFGGSAPSDETRALRNQLLLLHDQLLYERFKRQQHALRNRRLLRKVTRAAALEEHNAAMKDQLKLQEKDIQIWKVSLQKEQARYSQLQEQRDTVVTQLHSQIRQLQHDREEFYNQSQELQTKLEDCRNMIAELRIELKKANSKVCHTELLLSQVSQKLSNSESVQQQMEFLNRQLLVLGEVNELYLEQLQNKHSDTTKEVEMMKTAYRKELEKNRSHVLQQNQRLDTAQKRILELESHLAKKDHLLLEQKKYLEDVKLQARGQLQAAESRYEAQKRITQVFELEILDLYGRLEKDGLLKKLEEEKTEAAEAAEERLDCCRDGCSDSVTGHNNEEASGPNGETKPPRPGGARGGSGSRGGGGGSSSSSSGGGSELSTPEKPPNPRVGPCSSRWETAVGEPTTGIPMTVGSLPSSKSFLGMKARELFRNKSESQCDEDSLTSSSLSETLKTELGKDSGVEAKPPLNLDGPQPPPPKPDSVGQLRIMDYNEAQHEHS from the exons ATGGCCCAACAAGCAAATATTGGGGAGCTCCTCTCCATGTTGGATTCCCCCATGCTGAGTGTGCGTGATGATGTAACAGCTGTCTTTAAAGAGAACCTCAATTCTG ACCGTGGTCCGGTGCTTGTGAACACCTTGGTGGATTATTACCTGGAAACCAATTCTCAGCCTGTATTGCACATCCTGACTACCTTGCAAGAGCCACATGATAAG GTGGACACGGACGCCATTGTCCTCACAACAGGGGCCTTAGTGTTGGTAACCGTGCTACCGATGATTCCACAGTCGGGGAAGCAGCACCTTCGtgatttctttgatatttttggcCGTCTTTCGTCATGGTGCCTGAAGAAACCAG gccACGTAACGGAAATCTATCTCGTCCACCTCCACGCCAGCGTTTACGCTCTCTTCCATCGCCTGTATGGGATGTACCCTTGCAACTTTGTCTCCTTCCTACGTTCTCACTACAGTATGAAGGAGAACCTGGAGACTTTTGAAGAGGTGGTCAAG CCAATGATGGAGCATGTGCGAATTCACCCAGAATTAGTGACTGGATccaaggaccatgaactggaccCTCGAAG GTGGAAGAGATTAGAAACACATGATGTTGTCATAGAATGTGCCAAAATCTCTCTGGACCCTACAGAAGCCTCATATGAAGATGGCTATTCTGTGTCTCACCAAATCTCAGCCCGTTTTCCTCATCGTTCAGCCGATGTCACCGCCAGCTCTTATGTTGACACACAGAATAGCTATG GCAATGCTACTTCTACCCCTCACTCCACTTCTCGGCTGATGTTGTTAAACACGCCAGGGCAGCTACCTCAGACTCTGAGTTCCCTGTCGACACGGCTGTTAACTGAGCCGCCACAA GCTACTCTTTGGAGCCCATCTGTGGTTTGTGGGATGACCACTCCTCCAACTTCTCCTGGAAATGTCCCACCTGATTTGTCACACCCTTACAGTAAAGTCTTTGGTACAGCGG CAGGTAGAAAAGGAACTCCTCTGGGAACCCCTGCAacctctcctcctccagccccaccctgccATTCGGACGACTACGTGCACATTTCACTCCCGCAGGCCATGGCCACAGCCCCCAAGAAG gaagagagaacagattCTGCAAGGCCCTGTCTACATAGACAACACCATCTTCCGAATGACAGAGGATTAG AAGAGCTGCCTGGGAGCAAAGGGTCTGTCGCTCTCAGTGACCTGCCAGGGTTTTTAGGTGGCCTGGCTTCTGAAGAAGATAGCAttgaaaaggataaagaagaag CGGCAATATCTAAAGAACTCTCCGAGATCACAACAGCCGACGCCGAGCCCCTAGCTCCTCGCGGAGGCTTTGACTCTCCCTTCTACCGGGACAGTCTCCCGGGCTGCCCGCGGAAGACCCACTCAGCTGTCTCCAGTGCCCAGGGCACCGGTGCGAACCCTGAGCCTCTGAACTCCGCCCTGGACAGGCTGGGGCCTGACACCCCAAAGCAAGCCTTTACCCCCATAGACCTGCCCTGCGGAGGCGCCGAGGAGAGCCCTGCCGGGGACAGAGAGCACCAGGCCTCTCTGGAGAGCAGCATCCTCACTCCCAGCCCTTTTAAAATCCCACCTCAGAGGGGAGTGGGGTTTGGCGGTGGGCAGCCTCCCCCATACGATCATCTTTTTGAGGTGGCACTGCCAAAGACTGCCCGTCATTTTGTCAGCAAGAAGACGGAGGGACTGCTAAAGAAAGCAAAAGGGAACACGGAGGAGGACTTcatgccctctgcctcccccatGGAAGTGCTGGACAGACTGATACAGCAAGGGGCAGACGCGCACAGCAAGGAGCTCAACAG gTTGTCTTTACCCAGCAAGTCTGTCGACTGGACCCACTTCGGAG GCTCCGCTCCCTCAGATGAGACCCGCGCCCTCCGTAACCAGTTGCTTTTACTGCACGACCAGTTACTCTATGAGCGTTTTAAGAGGCAGCAGCACGCACTTCGGAACAGGCGGCTCCTGCGCAAGGTGACCAGGGCAGCCGCTCTGGAGGAGCACAACGCTGCCATG AAAGACCAGTTGAAGTTACAAGAGAAAGACATCCAGATATGGAAGGTTAGTCTGCAGAAGGAACAAGCCAGATACAGTCAGCTTCAGGAGCAGCGAGACACGGTGGTCACCCAGCTCCACAGCCAGATCAGACAGCTTCAGCATGACCGGGAGGAGTTCTACAACCAGAGCCAGGAGTTACAG ACGAAGCTGGAGGACTGCAGGAACATGATCGCGGAGCTGCGCATAGAACTGAAGAAGGCCAACAGCAAGGTGTGCCACACCGAGCTGCTGCTCAGCCAGGTGTCTCAGAAG CTCTCAAATAGTGAGTCGGTCCAACAGCAGATGGAGTTCTTGAACAGGCAGCTGTTGGTTCTTGGGGAAGTCAACGAGCTGTATTTGGAACAACTGCAGAACAAGCATTCAGACACCACAAAG gaaGTAGAAATGATGAAAACTGCATATcggaaagaactagaaaaaaacagaagccatGTTCTCCAGCAGAATCAGAGGCTGGATACTGCTCAGAAACGGATTTTGGAACTGGAATCTCATCTAGCCAAGAAAGACCACCTTCTTttggaacagaaaaaatatttagaggaTGTCAAACTCCAGGCAAG AGGACAGCTGCAGGCCGCAGAGAGCAGGTATGAAGCTCAGAAGAGGATCACCCAAGTGTTTGAATTGGAGATCTTAGATTTATACGGCAGGTTGGAGAAGGATGGCCTCCTGAAaaaacttgaagaagaaaaaacagaagcagcCGAAGCAGCGGAAGAAAG GCTCGACTGTTGTCGTGACGGCTGCTCGGATTCTGTGACAGGGCACAACAATGAAGAGGCATCTGGCCCTAACGGGGAGACCAAGCCCCCCAGGCCCGGCGGCGCCCGGGGCGGTAGCGGAAGTAGAGGAGGCggaggcggcagcagcagcagcagcagcggcggcggcagtgAGCTTTCTACCCCAGAGAAACCCCCAAACCCGAGGGTGGGCCCATGCAGCAGTCGGTGGGAGACTGCCGTGGGAGAGCCCACTACGGGCATCCCTATGACTGTCGGCTCACTTCCTAGTTCAAAAAGCTTCCTGGGCATGAAGGCTCGAGAGCTATTTCGTAATAAGAGTGAGAGCCAGTGCGATGAGGACAGCCTGACCAGCAGTAGCCTTTCTGAGACCCTAAAGACAGAGCTGGGCAAAGACTCGGGTGTGGAAGCCAAGCCACCCCTGAACCTAGACGGCCCGCAGCCACCTCCCCCAAAGCCAGACAGCGTGGGACAGCTCCGCATCATGGACTACAACGAGGCACAGCACGAGCACAGCTAG